A segment of the Gemmatimonadota bacterium genome:
GCAAGGCGATAGAAAACACCCCGGAAATCGTAACAATATCACAATCGCACTCACAGTTAAAACCGTTTGGCCAGGTTGGACCCAAAGGAAGGAGCGTTCCATGCGCCGGTTTACCCGCACCCCCTATCTCTCCGGACCGGACGATCCGGCATTCAAGGAGATCCGCGGCGTCCTCGAACCCGGTGAGACGGTCCAGGTCGAGACCTACGGCGGGCACGACCAGGACTATCTTGCCAAGAAGGACCTGCGGGCCGGGGCGGTCATGGACGTGGATCCCTACCGGTATTCACGGCCGTGCGGACCCTTCCACATCGAGGGGATCGAGGCCGGGGACTGGGTGTCCGTGGAGATCCTCGACATGGAGGTCGGTCCCTACGGCTTCTACCGCAACGGCGGCCCCCACTGGGGCAGTCTGCGCCTGATCGCGCCGGTGCGGGACGGCCTGGTCCATTTCCCGCCCGATTTCGTGGTGCCGGTCCGGCCCATGATCGGCGTCGTCATGCTGGAATCGGTCGCCCTCCACCAGATCGATACGGGCGGCAACATGGACTTCAACGCGATCCAACCGGGCAGCACGGTCCACATTTGTGCCCAGAAACCGGGTGGACTGCTGTCCCTGGGCGACGTGCACGCCCGGATGGGGGACGGCGAGCTGACGGGGACAGGCGTGGAGATCGATTCGACGATCACGATGCGCGTGGACCGGTCGCCCGGGTTTCCGTGCAGCGCTCCGGTCGTAGAGAAGACCCGCATCGTGGAGTCGCAGGAGGAGTATCTGACCAGCGGGCAGGGCTACAATTGGGAAGAGGCCGTCAAGATCGCCTGGAGCGAGATGAACGCCCTGATCGCGGAACGGTACGATACCACCGTGGAGTACGCCAACCTCATCGTCGGCACCATCGCCGACGCCCGTCCGGGCTACGCCGCCGGCCTGCTGAACCGCCGCGGCAACGTGGACGCCCAGGCCTACGTGACCTGCCAGATGGCGGTGACGAAGGACCTGCGGCGAACAGGGACGCCCTACGTGCCCTAAGCAGGATAGAGCGTCGGAAGGCGGCATCGCCCACGCGGCCATGCCCGACGAGACCGTCAACTACGTGCCCTAGTCGTGGTACATCCGCCGGAAGGCGTTCAAGTCCCCGGGATCGCCGATGACGGTCAGCAGATCGCCCGACTTGATCACGGTGTCGCCCGAGGGGACGATCACCTCGTCGAACTGGCGTATCCACACGATCCGGCATCCCCCCGGGATTTCCATTTCCGAAACAGGCACTCCAATCAGGCCGCTCGCGGGCGACTGGGGAAGGACCGGGACGGTCAGGTACCGGTCACTTCGCAGGAAGATGTCGCGAAGGGCGTGTTCGTCGACCGCGGCGATCCACACCAGGCCGAAGTTTACGTCGTCGGTCCGTTCCGCGATCCGGGCCAGCATGCGCAAATGCAGTGAGGTGTGCTCCGCGGGGCTGACCAGGAAGAAAAACGCGTGGATTTCGTCGGAATTCAATTTGCCGGTCACGGGGTTTACATAGTCTACCTGCACGCCCTCGAATGCGCGGACGAGTACCAGTTCCGGCAGGGCGATACCCGGCATGCGAAAATGGCGCAACATCACGCCGTCGGCAACCGGTGTCCCGCCCGCAGGTGTCCCGCCCGCAGGTGTCCCGCCCGCATCGGTCTTCTGCATAAATCTGTCTTTGATTTCACCCATTGAAAGCCCCACCCGTGGCGACAGCTTTTCCGATGCGACGGCGAGCACCCGATCGAAATCGACTTCCTCTTCGAAATCGACCGGCTGGCACCGGGTGATCATGTCTTCAAAGGGGTCTTCGTCCCGAAGCCCTTTTTCCTTCAGGATCCCGCGCAGTTCCCGGTCCAGCCCCTGGTAGCGCGACCGGCCGAGCCGTTCGAATATGTGGTAGATCGCGCCGTTGCGGTCCGCCCTGAACCGTGCGTAGTAGAAGTACCACAGGGTCCCGGCGGCGATGAAGCCGACGATGAACAGGATGGCGGGCCAACCCATCTGCCAGATCACCAGGAAGGGCAGTATCATGCCCGCGATGTGCATCCAGGGGTACCAGGGCGAGCGGTATCCCGGGTCGTACTCGGCGATGCGGCTTTCGCGCATCACGACGACTGCGAGGCACACGACGGCGAATACGACGAGTTGAAAGGCGCTTGCCAGCTTGGCAATGCCCACGGGGTCGAGGGTCAGCAGGATGAAGAGGATGCTGCCCACGGTAACGATCAGCGAGCGGACGGGAACGCCCTTGGCGGTTACCTGGCTCATTCCGACGGGCAGCAGGCGGTCCCGGCTCATGGCCAGCGGATAGCGGGAAGCGCTCAGGATGCCCGCGTTCGCCACGGAGACGAAGGCGAGCAGGGCCGCCACGGAGAGGAGTACATTCCCCCACCAGCCGTACAGGATGCCGGCCGCCGTCGCCGCCGGAGTCAGGTCACCCGCCAGGCGTTCGATGGGAATGACACCTACCATGACTGTCGTACCGAGCGCGTACACTGCGATGGCAGTGGCCAGGGCCAGGAATACGCCCCGGGGTAGCGTCTTTTCCGGTTTCTCGATCTCTTCCGCGAGACTCGCGACCTTGGTCACACCTACGTAGCTGATGTAGACCAGTCCCGCCGTCCCCATGAGCGTGGTAATCTCGACGTCGAAAAGGCCCTCGAACGCGACGGCATCCAGCGCCGGGACCCCGCCGCCGATAAAACCGGCCAGCAGCAGGAGCAGGGCCATCACCAGGTAGATCTGCAGGCGGCCGCTCTTCGCGGTGCCGAAGAAGTTCACCGCGCCGAGACCCGCCGCCAGCGCCAGGGCCACGGGCAGCTGGGGCAGGCCCGGGAAGAAAAGGGCGATGTAGGCGCCCATGCCCACCAGCGCGAAGGTGACCTTGAGGATAAGCGCCAGCCAGGTCCCGATCCCCGTGATCAGCCCGGCGAAAGGTCCGAGGGACCGGTCGACGAAGTAGTACACGCCGCCTGCGCGGGGCATGGCGGTGGCCAGTTCCACGACGCAGAGCATGGCCGGTATGAGGGGAAGGGTCGCCAGCAGGTAGGCCAGCACCAGGGAAGGACCGGCCTCCATCGCCGCAAGGCCCGGCAGTAGAAAGAAGCCCGCGCTAAGCGTCGTTCCCGTCGCGACGGCATAGACTTCGAAGAACCGAAGTTCCTTCCGCAAGCGCTGTTGTTTCGCCATGTCGGTGCCGATCTACTGCAGGGGTGTTTACTGCAGGGCATTCTACTGCAGGGCATTCTACTGCAGGGCATTCTACTGCAGCGGTGAGAAGGGAACCGGCGTCAGGATCCGGTTGGCCACCTCGGCGACCAGCGCGCCGTTCCTTTCGCTTTCGGCCTTGGCCTTGATCCATGCGGGGTCGGCCATGAAAGCCGCCCAGGCCCGATCGCGGTGGTTCGCGTCATCAAAGGCCAGCAGGTAGGTGAGCTCGTGGTTGCTCGGGCCCACCGCGGTCTGCCAGAAACCGACCAGCTTCATGCCGTGTTTCTCGAAGAGGGGCACGGCGTGGTTCGTGAACCGGTCCAGGACATCCGGCACGCGGCCGGGCATGATTTTGTAAATCCGTTCTTCGTAGATCATATTGGGGTCTCCCACGGCGGCGACTCGACGTGCCTGCCCGATCATTCAGTGCCGGGCGGTCAGGGGTCGGGCGAACTGCGGTTTCAGTCCAGGCCGGCCAGGCACGCGCCGCGCGCCACGTCGAATCCCTGGCGGCGCAGGTACTGTTCCAGGCCGACGAGGAAGGGCGTCACGGCCTCCAGGTTGGCGTTGTGCGCCATGTGGCCCACGCGTACAGAACGGTTCACGTAGTCGCCCAGGCCCAGGCCGACATGCATGCCGTATTCGGCCTTCATGAAATCGGAGAAGGCGGTGGGCTTGAACCGGTCTTCCGACAGGATGACCGTCATGTTGACACAGGCGGCCCGTTCCTCGGCCATGACCTTGAGGCCCATCGCGCGCACGCCTTCCCGCACCACGCGGGAGACCTTGCGGTGCCGGGTCCAGCAGGCCTCGAGTCCCTCTTCCAGGATGTCGTCCGTGCTGCGGATCAGCGCGACGAAGTTGTTGACGGGCATGGTGCCGGGATGGGGATGGACGTCGGCCTGGGTCTCGGCGAAGTGGCGCAGGTTCTGCAGGTCGGTCATGAACCCGCGGGGCTCCCGCCGGTCCTTCATGGCGTCCCAGGCCCGGTCGCTCACGGCCACGAGGGCCAGGCCCGGTGGCGCGCCCAGGGCCTTCTGGGAGGCGCAAACCGTGACGTCGATGTCCCAGGCGTCCATCAGATACTGCTCGCCGCCCAGGGACGCGATGGTGTCCACCAGGACGAGCATCCCGTGTTCCCGGGCGGCGGCGGCCAGTTCGTGTACCGGGTTGGCCACGCCCGTCGACGTTTCCCCGTGCACCATGAAGACCGCCTTCAGGCCTGGATTCGCCGCGGCGGCCTCGTGGATGTCCGCAGCCTCGAAGGGCACGCCCCATGGCTTTTCCAATACCACCGAATCCAGCCCGAAAGCCCTGGCGAGGTCGTCCAGGCGCTTACCGAAGAGCCCATTGTCGAGTGTCAGGATCCGGTCGCCCGGATTGAACAGGCTGTTCATGACCACGTCGTTGGCCGTGTGGCCCGACCCCACGAGCGGAAAAACATCGCCTTCCGTCCCGATCACGCGCTGGAGATTGGATACGGTCTTCCGCCAGGTTTCAACCCATCGGTCGCCGTAGTGGGCGGTGAGGGGATCGCTCATGTGGGCGAGCACGTCGGGGCTGACTTCGATGGGGCCGGGGATCATCAGACGGTAGTGTTTGCGCATGGAGGTTACCTGTGGATATGGAGCATCAAATGAGTTCAGTCGTCGTTTCCTGATTCGTTTCCTGGCGGTCGAAATATCGTTCGAATATACGGCAACACGACAGGTGGATCAACAGAGAAAAACTGAAGGCAAACGGGGTGTCCGCCGTATCTTAAAATAGTGTGTTTTGTGACCTTTCGCAGGTTGCCGGATATACATTGGCCTTGACGCGGACGGGATGCTCACCTTTATTACTTCAGTCTGTACCTACTAGCGGTATCGCCCCCATAAGCATGAGGTTTCGATAAATGAACCATCGATTCAAAACCCTGGTCGTTCTGTGCGGCTTCATTCTGCTGTCCACCACCGTTCAAACTTCCCATGCGGCCTCGCGCAAGCCTGTGGTCGGCGAGAAGGGCATGGCGGTGGCCGTCGAACCCCTGGCCACGCAGATCGCCGCGGACATCCTCAAGAAGGGCGGTAACGCGGTGGACGCGGCCGTGGGACTGGGGCTGGCCCTGGCGGTGACCCATCCTTCCGCCGGCAACATCGGCGGCGGGGGCTTCATGGTCATCCGTCTGGCGGACGGAACGGCCGTTGCCGTCGACTATCGGGAGAAGGCACCCGGGAAGGCCCATGCCGGGATGTACCTGGATCCGGACGGCAACCGGGCCGTGAACCCTAACATCGTCCTCACCCGTGGCGACGGCACCCCCTACCATCCCTTTACCAACCGGATCCACCACCTGGCCATCGGCGTGCCGGGCACCGTCGCGGGATTCGCCCTGGCCCTCGAGAAGTACGGCACCATGTCTATGGCTGAGGTCGTCCAACCCGCCATCGATCTCGCCGAGAACGGTTTTATCCTGACCGAACGCATCGCCCGGGGATTGAACGGCCGCAAGGTAATCTTCGACCAGATCCCCGCGAGCAAGGCAGCCATGCTCCGCAGCGACGGCGAGGCCTGGAAGGAAGGCGACCGCTGGATCCAGAAAGACCTGGCGGAGACCCTGAAGCTTATCGCACAACACGGTCACGATGGCTTTTACAAGGGCAGGACCGCCGAGCTGATCGAGAAGGACATGATGGCCGGCGGCGGCATGATCGACCGGACCGACCTGGCCAACTACCAGGCGATCGTCAGGGAACCCATACGCAACACCTACCGCGGGGAATACGAGATCATCTCCATGCCCCCGCCGAGTTCGGGCGGCATCACCATGTCGCTGATGCTCAATATACTCGAAGGGTACGACGTGAGCCGGATGGGGCACAACGCCTCCAACACCCTTCATGTCATGACCGAAGCCATGCGCCGGGCCTACGCCGACCGCGCCCGGCACCTGGGAGACGCGGACTTCGTCGAGATTCCGGGACATCTCACGACGAAGGAGTACGCCGCGAAGCTTCGGGCCACGATCGATCCCTACTTCGCCACGCCCAGCGAGGAAGTGGGACCGGAACTGACCATGGCAGAGGAGCCCATGGAAACAACCCATTATTCCGTTGTTGACCAGTGGGGCAATGCCGTATCGAACACCTACACGCTTGAAGGCGGGTACGGCTCCCACATCGTCATCGCGGGAACAGGCATGATCACGAACAACGAGATGGGCGATTTCAATTACCAACCGGGGGTCACCAGAAATACCGGACAGATCGGCACGCCGCCGAATCTCATCGAACCGAACAAGCGGATGCTGAGTTCGATGTCGCCGACCATCGTTACGCGCAACGGCGAACTGTACCTGGTAGTGGGCAGCCCCGGGGGACGCACGATCATCAATACGACCATGCAGCTGATCCTGAATGTCGTCGATCACGGCATGAATATACAGGAAGCAGTCGACGCGCCGCGCATCCACCACCAGTGGTTCCCGGACTTCCTACGCGTGGAAGGCGGAGTGGGGACCGACGTCGTCGACGCCCTGAAGACGAAGGGGCACAGTCTCAGCAGTCGCGGATGGGGAGGCGGTTCATACCGCCAGGGAGATGGCCACAGCATCATGGTGGACCCCGATACCGGCGATCGCCTGGGCGCCCCGGACCCAAGGATCGAAGGCGCTGCATTCGGACATTAGGCGAACGCGCCGGATGATTCCCGCTGGGATGATTCCCGTGGGAAACCCGGCCTCTCGCCTGCTGGAGCAGCCATATTGAAGTTGTACGACCGTGACGCCGCGCAGGAACTGCGTCACCTTCTGGGCAGGTTCACCCGAGCGCCGGTGGCCCACCTGCCCACTCCGCTACAGGACTGTCCTCGCCTCGGGGAGGCCCTCGGGGGCCCCCGCATATTCATCAAACGCGATGACATGACCGGACTGGCCATGGGCGGAAACAAGGCCCGCCAGTTCACCTACTCGCTGGGTCCCGCCCTCGAGACCGGGTGCGACTACCTGGTCCACGGCTCCGATTCCCAGTCCAACCAGTCCGCGCAGACCGCCGCAGCCGCCGCCCGGCTGGGCATGAAGTCCATCGTGGTCATCCCGCGGGACCACCGATCCTATCCCGTTTCCGGCAACCTGCTGCTCAACCACCTCATGGCGGACCAGATCAAGTACGTCTTTCCGCTGACCGTGAAGGACGAGTTGAGGAAGCAGATCGAGGAACTGGAGTCGAAGGGATCGAAGGCATACGACACGAGCAGCGACGGTGCGATCCTGCGTGCCGTGGCCTACGTCGATGCCGTTCTCGAACTGTGCGAACAACTCGCGCAGCGGAGCATTACGCCAAGGGCCATCTATACGAGTTCCATGACCCATACCATCGTCGGTCTGGTGGTCGGACTGCGCGCCGTCTCCGCCAGCTTCAAGGCCGTCGGGCTCAACTACTGGGTGGGAGACGACCGGGAGATGCAGGAACGTCTCGCGCCCGTGGCCAACGAATGCGCCTCGGTCATCGGACTGAAACACACTTTCACACCGGACGATTTCGATGTCTCCTGCACGTTCGCCAAACCGGATTTCGGCGAACCGTCGCGAACCAGCCTCGAGACCATGCGCCTGGTGGCGCAGACCGAGGGCATCGTACTCGACCCGGTATACACGGCCAAGGCCATGGACGGCCTGGCCATACACATCCGCGAGGGGCGGTTCCAGACGGACGAATCCGTCGTATTCCTTCACACGGGAGGAACGCCCGCCGTATTCGCTTATGGAGACGAGCTCTTCGGTTGAGCCGCTCCGGTTGGATCCACCAACCCATTCACGAGAGGTTATATCTATTTTGTTTCGCAGATCATCCAGGACGTCACGAACGTCCAAGACAGGCAGCAAGGAGCAGGCCGTCCTGACCAGACGGGTTACCAGAGACCGGATACACCAGGTATTCGGGCCGAACGTCTCGCCGGCCATTACGGTGAGCCGCGGCGAAACCGTCGTAGTGGAAACGCAGGACTGCTACCGGGGCCTCCTTACGAAAGAACCCCGAACCGATGGAGAGGACGGCCGGTCCGGGGGTATACCCGTAACCGGTCCGATCTACGTGGAAGAAGCCAGCATCGGCGATGTACTGTCGATCCAGGTCAAGCAGATCGAGACGGCCGGTACCGGCGTGTTCGCCGTGCGGCCGGAGACGGGCGTTCCCGGTCAGGATATCAAGAAACCGGAGGTGCGCGTCCTCGAAGTCAACGAGAACCAGGTCCACCTGGACGACCGGCTCAAGCTGCCGCTTCACCCGGTGATCGGGAGCATGGGCGTGGCGGCCAAGCACGGGGAAATCGATACCGTCTACCCGGGCCGGCACGGCGGAAACATGGACACCCTGGAAATCACGACCGGGTCCCGAGTCTACCTCCCCGTGCAGGTCAACGGCGCCCTGTTGTCGCTGGGCGATGTGAAGGCCTGCGTGGGAGACGGACAGATCGCCGGTTCCGGCGTGGAAGTTGAAGCGGAGGTCACCCTGCGGGTGGACACGCTGCCGGGCGGCCGGTTCTCCTGGCCCCGGGTCGAATCGAAGGGCGAATGGATCACCATCACGTCCGCGTCCACGGTAGACCAGGCGGCGCGGTTGGCGATCACGGAAATGGTAAAGTGGATCTCGCAGGACAAGGGGCTCGACTTCGATACGGCCTACGCGCTGGTCAGCCTGGGTGGCAGCCTGCGTGTCAGCCAGTGGGGGAATCCGCTCACTACCGCGCGCATGGTCTTTCCCAAGCGCCTGATCAACAAGCTCAAATCGGTGCCCGCCGCATCCGGCCGACTGAATTACCGGGTGCTGCCGCCCGCGGCCAATGGCGACGCCGCGTCTGATACCGTGGCGGCCGAAGCGGAACAACCCGCGGCCCGTTCATCCCGCAAATCCGGTTCAGGACGTTCGCAGCGAGGATCGGGCAGGTCCCGGCAATCCGGCGGCCGTCGGGGAACGCGTCAGAAGTCAAACGGGACGCCGGCTCCCGCGAGCGGCGAAAACGATCAGCAGGTCGCAGCCAAAGACGACCGGAAGGATGCCGCCCAGGAGGACCAGCAGGTCACAGCCGGGGACGACCAGCAGGTCACAGCCAAAGACGACCGGAAGGACGTAGCCGGGGACGATCAGCAGACCGCGGCCGAGGTAGCCAGGAAGGACACGGTCAAAGTGGACCGGAAGGACGGTACCAAAGAGAGCCGACGAGCTACGGCCGAGGGCGAGGGGAAGGTCGACGCGCAGGTAGACCAGCAAGTCGAGGCTACAGAAGGTCCAAAGGACGCGGACGGGGACGACAGGCAAGCGGCGGCCCAGGACGGCCCTGAGGACGCGGCCAGGGACGATCAGCAGGTCGCGGCTACAGAAAAACGGCCGGGTTCGGCCAGAAGAAAGCGTGGCGGAAAGGCAAGCCCGGGTGCCGCGCGAGGCAATGGTCACCGGCGGACCCGGGGCAGATCCGCCAAAAAAGACGAAACGGACTCACAAAAGGATCCATCACCGGCGCAATCGGACGCCGGATCCGTCCCGGTGGAACCCGCTACGGCGGCCCGCGACGGAAAGGATGCCGTAACGGAATCGGCGGAAAACCCCGCGAAAGCCACGGATTCCCGCAAGGAGACGCAGCAGGCCGCAGACGAGACCGCTCAGGATACCGCTCCCCCCAAGCCCACGTTCGGAAGGAGGCAGCGTCGAGCGGTCCGCCGCTCGTAAGATCAGGGGCGTTTCGATTCGACGTCGATCCGGATTTCTGTCTCGAAAGCGGTGCTGAAATCGAAAACCTCGTCGAAGTCTTCGATGGAGTCTTCCTCGGTCTTGCGCAGTAGTCCCTCGTTGACGAGATTGAATACGATATCGCCGAAGTGCCGGGTTTTCGAGATGTTCCACTCGTCGAAGACCAGCTTCGCCGCGATGCCGAACCGCTCGAGGGCCAGATCCCGGATTCCGAGGGAGAGTTCCTTGCCCGTGATGTGCCTG
Coding sequences within it:
- a CDS encoding NIPSNAP family protein; the encoded protein is MIYEERIYKIMPGRVPDVLDRFTNHAVPLFEKHGMKLVGFWQTAVGPSNHELTYLLAFDDANHRDRAWAAFMADPAWIKAKAESERNGALVAEVANRILTPVPFSPLQ
- a CDS encoding amino acid permease; the encoded protein is MAKQQRLRKELRFFEVYAVATGTTLSAGFFLLPGLAAMEAGPSLVLAYLLATLPLIPAMLCVVELATAMPRAGGVYYFVDRSLGPFAGLITGIGTWLALILKVTFALVGMGAYIALFFPGLPQLPVALALAAGLGAVNFFGTAKSGRLQIYLVMALLLLLAGFIGGGVPALDAVAFEGLFDVEITTLMGTAGLVYISYVGVTKVASLAEEIEKPEKTLPRGVFLALATAIAVYALGTTVMVGVIPIERLAGDLTPAATAAGILYGWWGNVLLSVAALLAFVSVANAGILSASRYPLAMSRDRLLPVGMSQVTAKGVPVRSLIVTVGSILFILLTLDPVGIAKLASAFQLVVFAVVCLAVVVMRESRIAEYDPGYRSPWYPWMHIAGMILPFLVIWQMGWPAILFIVGFIAAGTLWYFYYARFRADRNGAIYHIFERLGRSRYQGLDRELRGILKEKGLRDEDPFEDMITRCQPVDFEEEVDFDRVLAVASEKLSPRVGLSMGEIKDRFMQKTDAGGTPAGGTPAGGTPVADGVMLRHFRMPGIALPELVLVRAFEGVQVDYVNPVTGKLNSDEIHAFFFLVSPAEHTSLHLRMLARIAERTDDVNFGLVWIAAVDEHALRDIFLRSDRYLTVPVLPQSPASGLIGVPVSEMEIPGGCRIVWIRQFDEVIVPSGDTVIKSGDLLTVIGDPGDLNAFRRMYHD
- a CDS encoding acetamidase/formamidase family protein, whose translation is MFRRSSRTSRTSKTGSKEQAVLTRRVTRDRIHQVFGPNVSPAITVSRGETVVVETQDCYRGLLTKEPRTDGEDGRSGGIPVTGPIYVEEASIGDVLSIQVKQIETAGTGVFAVRPETGVPGQDIKKPEVRVLEVNENQVHLDDRLKLPLHPVIGSMGVAAKHGEIDTVYPGRHGGNMDTLEITTGSRVYLPVQVNGALLSLGDVKACVGDGQIAGSGVEVEAEVTLRVDTLPGGRFSWPRVESKGEWITITSASTVDQAARLAITEMVKWISQDKGLDFDTAYALVSLGGSLRVSQWGNPLTTARMVFPKRLINKLKSVPAASGRLNYRVLPPAANGDAASDTVAAEAEQPAARSSRKSGSGRSQRGSGRSRQSGGRRGTRQKSNGTPAPASGENDQQVAAKDDRKDAAQEDQQVTAGDDQQVTAKDDRKDVAGDDQQTAAEVARKDTVKVDRKDGTKESRRATAEGEGKVDAQVDQQVEATEGPKDADGDDRQAAAQDGPEDAARDDQQVAATEKRPGSARRKRGGKASPGAARGNGHRRTRGRSAKKDETDSQKDPSPAQSDAGSVPVEPATAARDGKDAVTESAENPAKATDSRKETQQAADETAQDTAPPKPTFGRRQRRAVRRS
- a CDS encoding acetamidase/formamidase family protein, producing MRRFTRTPYLSGPDDPAFKEIRGVLEPGETVQVETYGGHDQDYLAKKDLRAGAVMDVDPYRYSRPCGPFHIEGIEAGDWVSVEILDMEVGPYGFYRNGGPHWGSLRLIAPVRDGLVHFPPDFVVPVRPMIGVVMLESVALHQIDTGGNMDFNAIQPGSTVHICAQKPGGLLSLGDVHARMGDGELTGTGVEIDSTITMRVDRSPGFPCSAPVVEKTRIVESQEEYLTSGQGYNWEEAVKIAWSEMNALIAERYDTTVEYANLIVGTIADARPGYAAGLLNRRGNVDAQAYVTCQMAVTKDLRRTGTPYVP
- the ggt gene encoding gamma-glutamyltransferase, encoding MNHRFKTLVVLCGFILLSTTVQTSHAASRKPVVGEKGMAVAVEPLATQIAADILKKGGNAVDAAVGLGLALAVTHPSAGNIGGGGFMVIRLADGTAVAVDYREKAPGKAHAGMYLDPDGNRAVNPNIVLTRGDGTPYHPFTNRIHHLAIGVPGTVAGFALALEKYGTMSMAEVVQPAIDLAENGFILTERIARGLNGRKVIFDQIPASKAAMLRSDGEAWKEGDRWIQKDLAETLKLIAQHGHDGFYKGRTAELIEKDMMAGGGMIDRTDLANYQAIVREPIRNTYRGEYEIISMPPPSSGGITMSLMLNILEGYDVSRMGHNASNTLHVMTEAMRRAYADRARHLGDADFVEIPGHLTTKEYAAKLRATIDPYFATPSEEVGPELTMAEEPMETTHYSVVDQWGNAVSNTYTLEGGYGSHIVIAGTGMITNNEMGDFNYQPGVTRNTGQIGTPPNLIEPNKRMLSSMSPTIVTRNGELYLVVGSPGGRTIINTTMQLILNVVDHGMNIQEAVDAPRIHHQWFPDFLRVEGGVGTDVVDALKTKGHSLSSRGWGGGSYRQGDGHSIMVDPDTGDRLGAPDPRIEGAAFGH
- a CDS encoding alanine--glyoxylate aminotransferase family protein, with protein sequence MRKHYRLMIPGPIEVSPDVLAHMSDPLTAHYGDRWVETWRKTVSNLQRVIGTEGDVFPLVGSGHTANDVVMNSLFNPGDRILTLDNGLFGKRLDDLARAFGLDSVVLEKPWGVPFEAADIHEAAAANPGLKAVFMVHGETSTGVANPVHELAAAAREHGMLVLVDTIASLGGEQYLMDAWDIDVTVCASQKALGAPPGLALVAVSDRAWDAMKDRREPRGFMTDLQNLRHFAETQADVHPHPGTMPVNNFVALIRSTDDILEEGLEACWTRHRKVSRVVREGVRAMGLKVMAEERAACVNMTVILSEDRFKPTAFSDFMKAEYGMHVGLGLGDYVNRSVRVGHMAHNANLEAVTPFLVGLEQYLRRQGFDVARGACLAGLD
- a CDS encoding pyridoxal-phosphate dependent enzyme, encoding MKLYDRDAAQELRHLLGRFTRAPVAHLPTPLQDCPRLGEALGGPRIFIKRDDMTGLAMGGNKARQFTYSLGPALETGCDYLVHGSDSQSNQSAQTAAAAARLGMKSIVVIPRDHRSYPVSGNLLLNHLMADQIKYVFPLTVKDELRKQIEELESKGSKAYDTSSDGAILRAVAYVDAVLELCEQLAQRSITPRAIYTSSMTHTIVGLVVGLRAVSASFKAVGLNYWVGDDREMQERLAPVANECASVIGLKHTFTPDDFDVSCTFAKPDFGEPSRTSLETMRLVAQTEGIVLDPVYTAKAMDGLAIHIREGRFQTDESVVFLHTGGTPAVFAYGDELFG